Proteins from one Dysgonomonas sp. HDW5A genomic window:
- a CDS encoding MBL fold metallo-hydrolase, with amino-acid sequence MKQKLMGMLFSAIFWSFLLSNAQAMTIEGKGFQQMKIGDIEAVVLSDGYIRISPIQPSMAPDVTSKQLSDFLKGNSNDTQSIDLAMNILLLKKGDKFILFDSGSGSDMGPTGGWLKDNLAIIGVSPEQITDIVVTHAHIDHVAGLLDSNGKSIYPNADIYMTQIEYDFWMSENPDFSRSKSKDTAMVATMLKYIRNILTTLKPQIKLVADKDILLDCIEVELAPGHTPGHIISTIFSNNEKLVAMADIVHASNILFANPQWGTSFDTDFELGIKTRLTVLKKLSSENALIFGYHQPYPGIGHIRQITNDSYKWVPVDFATPQLRD; translated from the coding sequence ATGAAACAAAAATTAATGGGGATGCTATTCTCGGCTATCTTCTGGAGCTTTTTGCTCTCAAATGCACAGGCTATGACAATAGAAGGAAAGGGATTTCAACAAATGAAAATTGGCGACATCGAAGCTGTTGTATTATCGGATGGGTATATACGGATATCTCCTATACAGCCATCTATGGCTCCTGATGTTACAAGTAAGCAATTAAGTGACTTTCTGAAGGGAAATAGCAACGATACACAGTCAATTGATTTGGCTATGAATATATTATTGTTGAAGAAAGGCGATAAATTTATTTTATTTGATTCAGGATCGGGCAGCGATATGGGGCCTACAGGTGGATGGTTGAAAGATAATCTGGCAATAATAGGTGTCTCTCCCGAACAGATTACGGATATTGTAGTTACACATGCTCATATCGACCACGTTGCAGGTCTTTTAGATTCAAACGGAAAAAGTATATATCCGAATGCCGATATTTATATGACCCAAATAGAGTATGATTTCTGGATGAGTGAAAATCCCGATTTTTCGAGATCTAAATCAAAGGATACTGCCATGGTGGCAACTATGCTTAAATATATTCGGAATATACTCACTACGCTGAAGCCGCAAATAAAATTAGTCGCTGATAAAGATATTCTTCTGGATTGTATAGAGGTGGAGCTTGCTCCGGGGCATACTCCGGGTCATATTATTTCTACTATTTTTTCGAATAACGAGAAATTAGTAGCCATGGCAGATATAGTACATGCCAGTAATATTTTGTTTGCCAATCCCCAATGGGGAACAAGTTTCGATACTGACTTTGAATTGGGTATAAAAACCCGATTGACTGTATTGAAGAAATTGAGCTCTGAGAATGCTTTGATATTTGGTTACCATCAACCTTATCCTGGAATTGGGCACATCAGACAAATTACTAATGATAGCTACAAATGGGTGCCGGTAGATTTTGCTACACCTCAGTTAAGAGATTAA
- a CDS encoding 4-hydroxy-3-methylbut-2-enyl diphosphate reductase, with product MKNTIEIDSKSGFCFGVVNAIKKAEEELDKGGTLYCLGDIVHNNLEVERLEKLGLKTINHEQFAELKNARVLLRAHGEPPSTYEIAKKNNIEIIDASCPVVLRLQRRIKDKHNNEIDNDTQIVIYGEKGHAEVNGLMGQTDARAIVIEKKEELDKLDFSRNICLFSQTTKPLDGFREVIDIIESRMQNGAQFEYVDTICRQVSNRIPNIKEFATKHDIILFVAGQKSSNGKVLFSECKKYNPNSYFVSSPDEIDPAIIKKGLSIGVCGATSTPKWQMEEVEKKIDEISSHLAE from the coding sequence ATGAAGAATACAATAGAAATAGATTCAAAATCGGGCTTTTGCTTTGGTGTAGTCAATGCCATAAAAAAAGCGGAAGAAGAGTTGGACAAAGGCGGTACATTGTACTGTCTGGGCGATATTGTACATAACAATCTGGAAGTAGAGCGCCTCGAAAAGTTAGGTTTAAAAACCATTAACCACGAACAGTTTGCCGAATTAAAAAATGCAAGAGTACTGCTTCGTGCACATGGCGAACCACCCAGTACTTACGAGATAGCAAAGAAGAACAATATCGAAATTATTGATGCCTCATGTCCTGTAGTGCTTCGTTTGCAAAGACGAATAAAGGATAAGCACAATAACGAAATAGATAACGATACACAAATTGTTATTTATGGAGAAAAAGGACATGCCGAGGTAAACGGACTAATGGGGCAAACCGACGCTCGAGCCATCGTCATCGAGAAGAAGGAAGAACTGGACAAATTAGATTTTTCAAGAAATATTTGCTTATTCTCTCAAACCACTAAACCGCTTGACGGATTCAGAGAAGTTATCGACATTATCGAATCAAGAATGCAAAACGGTGCTCAGTTCGAGTATGTAGACACCATTTGCAGACAGGTTTCGAACCGAATACCCAACATCAAAGAGTTTGCAACCAAGCACGATATCATACTTTTTGTAGCCGGACAAAAAAGTTCTAACGGAAAAGTGCTTTTTTCTGAGTGTAAAAAATACAATCCAAATTCTTATTTCGTATCTTCGCCTGACGAAATTGATCCGGCGATTATCAAGAAAGGACTTTCCATTGGGGTATGCGGAGCCACTTCGACCCCTAAATGGCAAATGGAAGAAGTTGAAAAGAAAATCGACGAAATTTCATCACATTTAGCTGAATAA
- a CDS encoding ABC transporter permease: protein MNLELFIARKIYFGGGIKQKVSSPAIKIAVAGIALGLAAMVLSVCIVVGFKKEIRDKVIGFGSHIQITNFGNNMSYEVSPISMTDSLAVELENNPEIKHIEVFATIPGIVKTDTEFQGVVLKGVGADYDWTFFKQNMIEGDILHKSDTSTVNQTIISKYIADRLDLKLGDSFITYFIQDPIKARKFVITGIYSTNFEDYDKLFIVTDINMVQRLNGWTKNQVSGIELTVKDYNRLAEVKNDLFYQMAGSHDGDGQALYTRSIEEMNPMIFSWLSLLDMNVWVIIILMLAVSGFTMISGLLIIILERTNMIGILKALGARNFRIQKVFLYISSFLILKGMLWGNIIALGICILQKLFGIIKLDPATYYVSEMPVDLNPLYIILINIGALVISLAMMIGPSYLIARISPAKSIKFE, encoded by the coding sequence TTGAACTTAGAACTATTTATAGCCCGAAAAATATATTTCGGAGGAGGTATAAAACAAAAAGTATCGTCTCCGGCTATAAAAATAGCAGTTGCGGGAATTGCACTCGGACTGGCTGCTATGGTGCTGTCGGTTTGTATTGTGGTGGGTTTTAAAAAAGAAATACGCGACAAGGTTATTGGCTTTGGTTCACATATTCAGATAACCAATTTTGGCAATAATATGTCGTACGAGGTTAGTCCAATTAGTATGACAGACAGTCTTGCCGTAGAATTGGAGAATAATCCGGAGATAAAACATATAGAGGTTTTTGCTACTATACCGGGTATTGTAAAAACAGATACCGAATTTCAGGGTGTAGTGTTAAAAGGTGTAGGAGCCGACTATGACTGGACTTTCTTCAAACAAAATATGATAGAGGGAGACATCCTTCACAAATCGGATACCTCAACCGTAAATCAGACGATCATCTCGAAATATATTGCCGACAGGTTGGACTTGAAGCTGGGAGATAGTTTTATCACTTATTTTATACAAGATCCGATTAAAGCCCGAAAATTTGTAATTACAGGTATTTATAGTACCAACTTTGAGGATTATGATAAACTTTTTATTGTAACCGACATTAATATGGTTCAGCGATTAAATGGCTGGACTAAAAATCAGGTGAGCGGTATCGAGTTGACAGTCAAAGATTATAATCGCTTGGCTGAAGTGAAAAACGATTTGTTTTATCAAATGGCAGGTTCACACGATGGGGACGGGCAAGCCTTGTATACCCGTTCGATTGAAGAAATGAACCCGATGATTTTCAGTTGGCTCAGTCTGCTCGACATGAATGTATGGGTGATAATTATATTGATGTTAGCCGTATCGGGCTTTACCATGATATCGGGGTTACTGATTATTATTCTTGAACGTACCAACATGATTGGTATACTAAAGGCATTAGGTGCCCGCAATTTCAGAATACAAAAGGTATTTCTTTACATATCATCGTTTCTTATTCTAAAGGGAATGCTTTGGGGTAATATTATAGCTTTAGGAATTTGTATATTGCAAAAATTGTTTGGTATAATCAAACTCGATCCGGCAACCTATTATGTTTCAGAGATGCCGGTTGACCTGAACCCATTGTATATTATTTTGATAAATATAGGAGCATTGGTTATTTCGTTGGCAATGATGATAGGACCCTCTTATCTTATAGCCAGAATATCCCCTGCAAAATCGATTAAATTTGAATAA
- the cmk gene encoding (d)CMP kinase, giving the protein MKMITIAIDGFSSCGKSTMAKDLAKQIGYIYIDSGAMYRAITLYCIQNNLFDGDQLNVEKLSQQISNIHISFKLNEQTGLPETYLNGANVEKEIRTMEVSNKVSYVSAVGFVRRAMVLQQQKMGKAKGIVMDGRDIGTVVFPEAELKFFVTASPDIRAQRRLDELHAKGDTKTTFNDVLDNIKQRDYIDQHRDESPLTQAEDALVLDNSTLTKEQQMKWLLDKFNHITSQ; this is encoded by the coding sequence ATGAAAATGATTACAATTGCAATTGACGGGTTTTCGTCATGTGGAAAGAGTACAATGGCTAAGGATTTAGCCAAACAAATTGGATACATATACATCGACAGCGGAGCCATGTACAGAGCTATTACGCTGTATTGTATTCAGAATAATCTGTTTGACGGTGATCAGTTAAATGTCGAAAAGTTAAGTCAGCAAATCAGTAATATACATATAAGCTTCAAATTAAATGAGCAAACAGGACTTCCCGAAACATACCTCAATGGTGCAAATGTAGAGAAGGAGATCCGTACAATGGAAGTTTCCAACAAAGTTAGTTATGTGAGTGCAGTAGGCTTTGTACGCAGAGCGATGGTACTGCAACAACAGAAAATGGGAAAAGCGAAGGGTATAGTAATGGATGGCAGGGATATAGGTACAGTTGTATTTCCTGAAGCCGAACTTAAATTTTTCGTTACAGCAAGTCCCGACATCAGGGCACAACGCCGTTTGGACGAGTTGCATGCTAAAGGAGATACTAAAACAACGTTTAATGACGTTTTAGATAATATAAAACAAAGAGATTACATTGATCAGCACCGCGACGAAAGTCCTTTGACGCAAGCCGAAGATGCCTTGGTGCTCGACAATTCAACACTAACCAAGGAGCAACAAATGAAATGGCTCCTTGATAAATTCAATCATATCACATCACAATGA
- a CDS encoding AraC family transcriptional regulator, with protein sequence MNIINQVKITKSNSLGSDNVVENIHTDQDIEKLNKLYDNITTYLHKKKPYCDPDFTISQLSEAIDSNITYISKAIKLNKDVNFNIFINSYRIDMVKEMLNNDYQNKYTMRYIYTSSGFRHQSTFNKVFKQISGVTPSEYIKKLELDRHKGEKAALD encoded by the coding sequence ATGAATATTATAAATCAGGTTAAGATCACAAAGTCAAACTCATTAGGATCTGATAATGTTGTTGAAAATATTCATACTGACCAAGATATAGAGAAGTTGAATAAATTATATGATAACATTACTACGTATCTGCATAAGAAAAAACCTTATTGTGATCCTGATTTTACAATATCACAATTATCAGAGGCAATAGATAGTAATATAACTTATATTTCGAAAGCTATAAAACTAAATAAGGATGTCAATTTTAATATTTTTATCAATTCTTATAGGATAGATATGGTAAAAGAGATGCTGAATAATGATTATCAGAATAAATATACAATGCGATATATTTATACATCTTCAGGATTCAGGCATCAATCAACATTTAATAAGGTATTCAAACAAATATCGGGTGTTACCCCATCTGAATACATTAAAAAACTGGAGTTAGATCGCCATAAGGGCGAAAAAGCAGCATTGGATTAG
- a CDS encoding aminodeoxychorismate synthase component I, with the protein MFYRNIDDIRLDMNKSGSVHEPFLFGINYEMSEGFFVPNPLLQTDILFQIKEAGNKSSDESEKVEAHLGSNPISYLEYENKFNVVHKGLRRGDSFLTNLTIKTPIETNISLLDIFKRSKSPYQLCLPDRFVCFSPERFVRITNGAISSNPMKGTIDAGIENAEQLILNDFKETAEHNTIVDLIRNDLSMVADNVRVERFRYIDRIKSRDREILQVSSEITGDLNDDYHSHLGDIIFKLLPAGSISGAPKAATVDLIRSAEREDRGYYTGIFGYYDGTDFDSAVLIRFIEQEGDRMYFRSGGGITAYSKCEDEYQEVLNKIYFPFI; encoded by the coding sequence ATGTTTTATCGGAATATAGATGATATTCGATTGGATATGAATAAATCAGGTTCTGTTCATGAACCTTTCTTGTTTGGCATTAACTATGAAATGTCGGAAGGCTTTTTTGTGCCGAATCCTCTCTTGCAAACCGACATATTATTTCAAATAAAAGAGGCAGGAAATAAGTCATCAGATGAGTCTGAAAAGGTAGAAGCACATCTTGGTTCGAATCCCATTTCTTATCTTGAGTACGAGAATAAATTTAATGTGGTACATAAAGGGTTAAGGCGTGGCGATTCGTTTTTGACCAATCTAACTATAAAAACACCGATTGAAACGAACATTTCATTACTTGATATTTTCAAGAGAAGTAAGTCTCCTTATCAACTCTGTTTGCCCGATCGTTTCGTCTGTTTTTCACCCGAACGATTTGTGAGGATAACCAACGGAGCGATATCATCTAATCCGATGAAGGGTACTATAGATGCCGGCATTGAAAATGCGGAGCAACTAATTCTCAATGATTTTAAGGAAACTGCCGAACATAATACAATTGTTGATCTGATTCGTAACGATCTGAGTATGGTTGCCGATAATGTTCGGGTGGAAAGATTCAGATATATAGACCGTATAAAAAGCCGAGATAGGGAGATATTGCAGGTCAGTTCCGAAATTACAGGCGATTTGAATGACGATTATCATTCGCATCTCGGTGATATTATCTTTAAACTTTTGCCTGCCGGCTCTATTTCGGGTGCACCCAAAGCGGCTACCGTGGATCTGATACGTTCGGCAGAAAGGGAGGATAGGGGATACTATACAGGTATTTTCGGTTATTACGATGGTACCGATTTCGATTCGGCAGTATTGATTCGCTTTATAGAACAAGAAGGTGACCGGATGTACTTTAGAAGCGGAGGTGGAATTACTGCTTACAGTAAGTGTGAGGACGAGTATCAGGAGGTATTGAATAAAATATATTTTCCATTTATATGA
- a CDS encoding DUF5723 family protein, whose amino-acid sequence MKLNSISSGLIIAMVCCLLSLDGTAQSSRTSYFMKTSYARTSLNAALRPDQSYIGIPFMSNIYLDARTNTFNLNNLTFPLDGERVTFMHAQIPVEKVMENISNNNYVTANIGLSIFSAGFFRGDSHWSFDLGVRTDGDANVPKSVFELLKVGFKENETVTHDLSDLSLDQNAFIEISATHSRVFLNNSLTVGARAKLLLGLSYIDLDAKSLSITAGNEFWTAKSRVKLKGAGPGIYAYYSDSDYNPERRNFDGFHYGSFNIPGYGMGLDVGGVYDLKDVPVGFLQKLKVSYALNDIGFISWTKSNVVQLSSQETEVTVSPHNYTIIGGNTSINDIFNNAVDDIRQAINLHEDASPGGYTTSLRANMNVGLEYEVWKDKMTAGFLYSTKFGKYITTNEFTFSANYMPKSWLATSFSYSAAYSAFNTFGLAVHIAPARGLNFFLASDYTVFKISPQFLPTSSNALNFQIGLSVPFGGKRR is encoded by the coding sequence ATGAAACTAAATTCTATTTCTTCGGGGCTTATTATAGCTATGGTATGTTGTTTGCTATCGTTAGATGGTACAGCACAATCGTCGCGTACTTCTTATTTTATGAAGACGTCTTATGCCCGTACCAGCCTTAATGCCGCTTTGAGACCCGACCAGTCCTATATAGGTATTCCGTTTATGTCTAATATTTATTTAGATGCACGGACCAATACTTTTAATCTTAACAATTTGACTTTTCCGCTGGATGGGGAGAGGGTAACATTTATGCATGCCCAGATTCCGGTAGAAAAAGTGATGGAGAATATTTCTAATAACAATTATGTAACAGCAAATATAGGACTTAGTATATTTTCGGCAGGGTTTTTCAGAGGCGATTCGCATTGGAGCTTTGATTTGGGGGTAAGGACAGATGGAGATGCCAATGTTCCGAAATCAGTATTCGAACTATTGAAAGTTGGATTTAAAGAAAATGAAACTGTTACACATGATCTTTCAGATCTGAGTCTTGATCAAAATGCTTTTATTGAGATAAGTGCTACTCATTCACGCGTATTTCTGAACAATAGCCTTACAGTAGGAGCCAGAGCTAAACTACTTTTAGGTCTTTCATATATTGATTTGGATGCTAAAAGTTTAAGCATAACGGCGGGAAACGAGTTTTGGACAGCAAAGTCTCGTGTTAAATTAAAAGGTGCAGGCCCCGGTATATATGCCTATTATTCAGATAGTGATTATAATCCTGAAAGACGAAATTTTGACGGTTTTCATTATGGAAGTTTCAATATTCCCGGCTATGGAATGGGACTTGATGTAGGTGGTGTATATGACTTGAAAGATGTTCCTGTTGGTTTTCTGCAAAAACTAAAAGTCTCATATGCTTTAAACGATATTGGTTTTATATCATGGACTAAGAGCAATGTTGTACAGTTGAGCTCTCAGGAAACAGAAGTAACCGTATCTCCACATAATTATACGATAATAGGCGGAAATACATCCATTAACGATATATTTAATAATGCAGTTGACGATATCAGACAGGCAATCAATTTACATGAAGATGCCTCTCCCGGAGGTTATACGACCTCGTTACGTGCCAATATGAATGTAGGACTGGAATATGAAGTTTGGAAAGACAAAATGACAGCAGGATTTCTCTATTCTACCAAATTCGGTAAATATATTACCACTAATGAGTTTACTTTTTCGGCAAACTACATGCCTAAATCGTGGCTTGCCACCAGTTTTAGTTATTCTGCTGCATACAGTGCATTCAATACATTTGGTTTGGCAGTTCACATTGCTCCAGCCAGAGGGTTGAACTTTTTTCTGGCAAGTGATTATACTGTTTTTAAAATTTCACCTCAATTTCTGCCGACGTCAAGCAATGCTCTGAATTTTCAGATAGGATTATCTGTGCCATTTGGAGGAAAAAGAAGGTAA
- a CDS encoding PepSY-like domain-containing protein, translated as MKKLLKISLLLVIALFTFNACTEDDDSEDFIVDYESLPTASKAFVSTHFPGTTVSLAKERYVAETDGTYYMVYLNGGYEIDFKKAGDWVSVEHATNALPQSVVKLLPNVTQKYLSDNYATSIVIEIDRLVSGGYEVDLNNDIDLIFDSNGNFLSKK; from the coding sequence ATGAAAAAATTATTGAAGATTAGTTTATTGTTGGTAATTGCGCTTTTTACATTTAATGCGTGTACTGAAGATGACGATTCTGAAGATTTTATTGTAGATTATGAATCTTTACCAACAGCAAGTAAAGCGTTTGTATCAACCCACTTTCCGGGTACAACAGTAAGTCTGGCCAAAGAACGCTATGTAGCCGAAACAGATGGTACTTATTACATGGTTTATCTGAACGGTGGTTATGAAATTGATTTCAAAAAAGCAGGAGACTGGGTGAGTGTAGAACATGCTACTAATGCCTTGCCTCAATCAGTAGTGAAATTGTTACCTAATGTAACTCAAAAGTACTTATCGGATAATTATGCAACTTCTATAGTTATTGAAATAGATAGATTGGTTTCCGGTGGATATGAAGTCGATTTAAATAACGATATTGATTTAATTTTCGATTCGAATGGTAATTTTTTAAGTAAAAAATAA
- the porQ gene encoding type IX secretion system protein PorQ encodes MNIIRACIASIICTITFFQASAQEGEKVFRFLELPSSVRANALGGNNVSVIENDISLVFLNPAALGREMNMNANVNFLSYIADIKVGSAIFGKSIRDNNSFAVGVNYIDYGDFKKTTSENEIIGNFSAKDIAVNGMYSHVLTNRLRGGVTAKFITSSYEDYSSVAIGFDVGLSYYNEDQEFSAGLVLKNMGSQISSYNDKRVGLPWDIQLGVSKRLRSAPIRFSVTAVYLTQWNFANINEANGIDTSDDGFLKTAFKHTILGVDIIPSENFWIGVGFNPKVHYDMALQDGNKFGGFNAGAGVRIQKFNIGFSLAQYHPSATTYHFSVGFDISKF; translated from the coding sequence ATGAACATAATAAGAGCTTGCATTGCGAGTATTATTTGTACAATAACCTTTTTTCAGGCTTCCGCTCAGGAAGGTGAAAAGGTATTTCGATTTCTGGAACTGCCTTCCTCGGTTCGTGCCAATGCATTGGGAGGAAACAATGTTTCGGTTATCGAGAACGATATTTCTCTCGTATTCCTCAATCCGGCTGCTCTAGGACGTGAGATGAATATGAATGCCAATGTCAATTTTCTGTCTTATATAGCCGACATTAAAGTAGGTAGTGCTATTTTCGGGAAATCGATTCGCGACAATAATTCGTTTGCCGTAGGTGTAAATTATATTGACTACGGTGACTTCAAAAAAACCACCTCTGAGAATGAAATTATCGGAAATTTCTCAGCTAAAGACATTGCTGTAAACGGAATGTACAGCCACGTGCTTACCAACAGATTAAGAGGAGGTGTTACTGCCAAATTTATAACATCTTCGTACGAAGATTACTCGTCAGTTGCCATAGGATTTGATGTGGGATTGAGTTATTACAATGAAGATCAAGAATTTTCGGCAGGATTGGTACTTAAAAATATGGGAAGCCAAATATCATCCTACAACGATAAGCGAGTGGGTTTACCTTGGGATATACAATTGGGGGTGAGTAAAAGATTACGGAGTGCTCCTATACGCTTTTCTGTTACAGCGGTGTATCTCACTCAATGGAATTTCGCCAACATAAATGAGGCAAATGGCATAGACACGAGTGACGATGGGTTTCTCAAAACCGCATTCAAACATACTATATTAGGTGTAGATATTATTCCTTCCGAAAACTTTTGGATAGGTGTGGGTTTTAATCCTAAAGTTCATTATGATATGGCTTTGCAGGATGGTAATAAATTCGGCGGATTTAATGCGGGAGCAGGAGTCCGAATTCAAAAGTTCAATATAGGTTTTTCACTTGCCCAGTACCACCCATCGGCTACTACATATCACTTTAGCGTAGGTTTCGATATCTCTAAATTTTAA
- a CDS encoding outer membrane beta-barrel protein yields MKKTIIIILLSVLTYASANSQSYLGVRGSFNISSLSTGSAKSRPGFSVGAMYSTHLSDYWYFQPAILYNLSGSKSVSKFKPAYSGYTYNLEVPLIVSRRFGDDDISFGLDFGPFMKYGLHGGYWVDDLTTGERTRPNIFDHQKRFDIGPQVGFSVIVYGLYLGYSFQYGMIKAWDDRRGNYYNSCMTFGYLFQVR; encoded by the coding sequence ATGAAAAAGACCATTATTATTATTCTGCTATCCGTTTTAACATACGCAAGTGCTAATTCTCAATCTTATCTGGGAGTAAGAGGTAGTTTCAACATATCATCCTTAAGTACAGGAAGTGCAAAAAGCAGACCCGGATTTAGTGTAGGAGCTATGTATAGTACCCATCTATCTGATTATTGGTATTTTCAACCTGCCATCTTATACAATCTCTCAGGTAGTAAATCGGTAAGTAAATTCAAGCCTGCTTATTCAGGATACACTTATAATCTGGAAGTTCCACTTATTGTATCGCGCCGTTTTGGAGACGATGATATCAGTTTCGGACTCGATTTCGGTCCTTTTATGAAATATGGTCTACATGGCGGATATTGGGTAGATGACCTTACCACCGGAGAAAGAACCAGACCTAATATATTTGACCATCAGAAAAGATTTGACATTGGCCCACAAGTCGGGTTCAGTGTGATCGTTTATGGTCTATACTTAGGCTACTCGTTTCAATATGGGATGATCAAAGCTTGGGATGACAGAAGAGGTAACTATTACAACTCATGTATGACCTTTGGATATTTATTTCAGGTACGATAG
- a CDS encoding aminotransferase class IV translates to MNQPLFIETIKVKDGVFYNLPLHIARLKRTAIHFFGVAPSLELSQSMIPEALRIGIVKCRVTYSSQIISVEFEPYVFRHLSSLTLVEDNDIDYTYKAVNRSSLNSLYSRKEDGDDILIVKNGLVTDTSYANVVFENANGLYTPKSYLLGGIKRQFLLQNGIINELVINHEDIRLFSKVYLINAMIDLEDAICVSVSALRTL, encoded by the coding sequence ATGAATCAGCCCTTATTTATAGAAACCATAAAGGTAAAGGATGGAGTTTTTTACAATCTACCTTTACATATTGCCCGTCTCAAAAGAACCGCAATTCATTTCTTTGGAGTTGCACCTTCTTTAGAATTGTCACAAAGCATGATTCCCGAGGCATTACGCATCGGAATCGTAAAGTGTAGAGTAACTTATTCATCTCAAATAATCTCTGTTGAATTCGAACCTTATGTTTTTCGGCATTTATCAAGCCTAACATTAGTAGAGGATAATGATATTGATTATACGTATAAAGCGGTTAACAGAAGTTCTTTAAACTCACTTTACTCCCGAAAAGAAGATGGTGATGACATTCTTATTGTGAAAAATGGACTGGTTACCGATACGTCTTATGCAAATGTTGTGTTTGAAAATGCCAACGGATTGTATACCCCCAAAAGTTATCTTTTGGGAGGAATAAAGCGTCAGTTTCTTTTGCAAAATGGCATCATTAATGAATTAGTTATTAATCACGAGGATATACGACTTTTCTCTAAGGTTTACCTGATTAACGCAATGATAGATCTCGAAGATGCAATTTGTGTTTCGGTGTCAGCTTTGAGAACATTATAG
- the pfkA gene encoding 6-phosphofructokinase, translating into MANIKCIGVLTSGGDAPGMNAAIRAVTRAAIYNNIEVKGIMRGYRGLIFDEIVSFKTNSVSNIIQQGGTILKTARCKEFMTPEGRQIAYEAMQREGIDALVVIGGDGSLTGARILAQEHNIPIVGLPGTIDNDLNGTDTTIGYDTALNTIMDAVDKIRDTASSHERLFFIEVMGRECGYLALNGAIATGAEAAIIPERMFETDQLGELISNGFRKSKNSSLVLVTEGDITGGAIAMSERVKKEYPQYDVRVTILGHVQRGGSPTANDRILASRMGAAAIDALLDDQRNVMIGMQNDQIVYVPFSKAIKKNKPINENLVNTLKILSI; encoded by the coding sequence ATGGCAAATATTAAATGTATTGGTGTTTTGACCTCGGGAGGCGATGCCCCTGGAATGAATGCAGCAATCCGTGCTGTCACTCGTGCTGCTATATACAATAACATCGAAGTTAAGGGAATCATGAGAGGCTACAGAGGTCTTATATTTGATGAGATCGTCTCTTTTAAAACCAACAGTGTTAGTAATATAATCCAGCAAGGCGGTACCATCCTGAAAACGGCTCGTTGTAAAGAATTCATGACACCCGAAGGACGTCAGATAGCGTATGAAGCAATGCAACGCGAAGGGATAGATGCTTTGGTAGTTATCGGAGGAGACGGATCTTTAACAGGTGCACGTATTTTAGCTCAGGAGCACAATATTCCTATCGTAGGCTTACCTGGTACAATAGACAATGACCTCAACGGAACCGATACAACCATCGGTTATGATACTGCGCTGAATACAATAATGGATGCTGTTGATAAAATCAGAGACACAGCCAGCTCACACGAACGCCTGTTCTTCATCGAAGTGATGGGACGTGAATGTGGTTACTTAGCTCTCAACGGGGCTATTGCAACAGGAGCAGAAGCAGCTATCATTCCCGAAAGAATGTTTGAAACCGATCAGCTGGGAGAGTTAATCTCCAACGGATTCAGAAAAAGTAAAAACAGTAGTCTTGTTCTTGTTACCGAAGGTGATATCACAGGAGGAGCCATTGCCATGTCTGAGCGTGTAAAAAAAGAATATCCTCAGTATGATGTACGTGTAACTATCTTAGGACACGTTCAACGAGGAGGTTCTCCAACGGCAAACGACCGTATACTTGCCAGCCGTATGGGAGCAGCAGCTATCGATGCTTTACTTGACGATCAGCGTAATGTTATGATCGGAATGCAAAACGATCAGATAGTATATGTTCCATTCTCTAAAGCAATCAAAAAGAATAAACCGATAAATGAAAATTTGGTGAATACTTTAAAAATACTATCTATTTAA